From the Pseudodesulfovibrio indicus genome, the window GGCCTTTGACTGGGCCATCTCCCCCACCCACCCCGAGCGCCAGGAGCGGCTCCTCTACACCCAGGACCAGCTGCGCGAGGAGGGGCTCTTCGACATCGAGGGCGTGGGCGAATACAAGCCCGACGTGGCCGCCGTGGAAGACGTGGAGCGCGTCCACTTCTGCTTCCCCGAGGTGGCCGCCGTGGCCACCCGATCGCACCTCATCTCCGCGGGCGGGGCCATGAAGGCCGCCGACCTGGTCATGGAGGGCGAGCGGGACTGCGCCTTCGCCATGGTCCGGCCCCCCGGGCACCACGCCATGAAGGTCGTGCACGGCTCGCGCGGGTTCTGCACCATCAACATCGAAGCGGTCATGATCGAGCATATCCGCGAGAAGTACGGCCGCAAGCGCATCGCCATCGTGGACACCGACTGCCACCACGGGGACGGCACCCAGGACGTCTACTGGCACGACCCGGACACCCTGTTCATCTCCCTGCACCAGGACGGGCGCACCCTGTACCCCGGCACCGGCTTCCCGCGCGAACTGGGCGGCCCCAACGCCATGGGCAGGACCATCAACATCCCCCTGCCGCCCAACACCTCGGACGAGGGGTTCCTCATGGCCGTGGAGCGCATCGTCCTGCCCATCCTCGAGGACTTCAAGCCGGACCTGGTCATCAACTCCGCCGGGCAGGAC encodes:
- a CDS encoding histone deacetylase — protein: MLKSNKTLGIIFFPAFDWAISPTHPERQERLLYTQDQLREEGLFDIEGVGEYKPDVAAVEDVERVHFCFPEVAAVATRSHLISAGGAMKAADLVMEGERDCAFAMVRPPGHHAMKVVHGSRGFCTINIEAVMIEHIREKYGRKRIAIVDTDCHHGDGTQDVYWHDPDTLFISLHQDGRTLYPGTGFPRELGGPNAMGRTINIPLPPNTSDEGFLMAVERIVLPILEDFKPDLVINSAGQDNHFTDPITNMNFSAQGYAAMNDMLKPDIAVLEGGYSIQGALPYINLGICLAMAGVDYSHVREPNYNAERIRQDARTTAYIEELCKQLPALYFDPPEFVPKDDSRVGVISGNTFIRHKQIYYDTDGINEVQQESVTLCKQCRGLYKVETRADSGPLCLGVEIPIDACPECRARGYQMVEDAQIKGTYRYIQLINRLDKEYARYGF